The following proteins come from a genomic window of Candidatus Thiodiazotropha sp. CDECU1:
- a CDS encoding GFA family protein has protein sequence MAAKRVTGSCLCGEVSYVIKGNLGIFQYCNCSRCRKFTGSAFASNLLVKPDDFEWLQGEVLVGRYELKEARHFATCFCKKCGSSLPWLAQSGRSVVVPAGTLDGDPHIKPIQNIYCASRAVWYQDPGELPSYDELPVKK, from the coding sequence ATGGCAGCAAAACGAGTTACCGGCAGTTGTCTATGTGGTGAGGTCAGCTATGTCATCAAGGGTAACCTGGGGATATTTCAATATTGCAACTGTTCCCGTTGCCGAAAGTTCACCGGCAGCGCTTTTGCTTCCAACCTGCTAGTCAAGCCTGATGACTTTGAATGGTTGCAGGGAGAGGTACTTGTAGGCAGGTACGAATTGAAAGAGGCTAGACATTTCGCCACATGTTTTTGTAAAAAGTGCGGATCTTCACTGCCCTGGCTGGCTCAAAGCGGAAGGAGTGTGGTGGTGCCGGCAGGTACCCTCGATGGTGATCCCCATATCAAGCCGATCCAGAATATCTATTGCGCCTCCCGGGCGGTCTGGTACCAAGATCCCGGGGAGCTGCCATCCTATGACGAACTTCCGGTAAAAAAATAA
- a CDS encoding HD-GYP domain-containing protein, translated as MEELIQEYTDQAKNGFYSVHLSEISKKGNQAFTTSDIHNHKGVLLARKGVNIDQGVRQQLIKHKLLKPLDNHIGLEHQADTQTLINEFRRLLDNYPDMHAVNEALNFGPEFEKLLQLEKLHPLITQKLTVLETQMRSEFEKSIFAAWFSTMIAREMGLSMNERRDTLVAALIHDIGLLHLDPDIICSNRKLSAEEWRTVRAHVIVGKIIADSIPGIYPEISRAVIEHHEDCFGAGYPLALNEKQLGIPGKIINMTDSIHSIRVKSFSNSQRTLGDIKPYLQLNPTTNGYEVYRATMSIIKKSGLRPVRLRPDDCPKDYAKNLGKQIDILGEAKQALDDIHENLLELRDRIDQHDVKQLSAMAAITNRICSTIDESGLLSSEIAEWLQKERVLSDVDEQVMGEFNEIELLIKELTWQIRNTVRMFHSYNDSDTTQDTMMMEQIETSIQSIQDIFDRLS; from the coding sequence ATGGAAGAGTTAATTCAGGAGTATACGGACCAGGCCAAAAACGGTTTCTACTCTGTTCACCTGTCAGAGATCTCAAAAAAGGGAAACCAGGCGTTCACCACTTCTGATATTCACAATCACAAAGGCGTACTCCTGGCACGCAAGGGCGTCAACATTGACCAGGGTGTACGGCAACAGCTGATCAAACACAAGCTGCTGAAACCTCTGGATAATCACATCGGTCTGGAACATCAGGCGGATACCCAGACACTGATCAATGAATTCAGGCGTCTTTTAGATAATTATCCTGATATGCATGCGGTGAATGAGGCCCTGAATTTTGGACCCGAGTTCGAAAAACTGCTTCAACTCGAAAAACTGCATCCCCTGATAACTCAAAAACTCACTGTGCTCGAGACACAGATGCGCTCAGAGTTTGAAAAAAGCATCTTTGCTGCCTGGTTCTCTACCATGATCGCCCGGGAGATGGGACTGAGCATGAATGAGAGGCGTGATACCCTGGTAGCGGCCCTAATCCACGATATCGGCCTGCTCCATTTGGACCCTGACATTATCTGTAGCAACAGGAAACTCTCCGCTGAGGAGTGGAGGACGGTACGCGCTCATGTCATAGTGGGTAAGATCATCGCTGACTCTATACCTGGCATATATCCAGAGATTTCCCGCGCCGTTATAGAACACCACGAGGACTGTTTCGGAGCAGGATATCCTTTAGCCTTAAATGAGAAGCAGCTTGGAATACCTGGAAAGATCATCAACATGACCGACAGTATTCATTCCATCAGGGTCAAATCGTTTAGCAACAGTCAACGCACCCTCGGCGATATTAAGCCATACCTTCAACTTAACCCTACTACCAATGGTTATGAAGTGTATCGTGCAACTATGTCTATTATCAAAAAGTCCGGTCTGCGACCGGTCAGACTGAGGCCTGATGATTGCCCGAAAGATTATGCGAAGAATCTTGGGAAACAGATCGATATCCTTGGAGAGGCAAAGCAAGCCCTTGACGATATTCACGAGAATCTATTAGAGCTTAGGGACAGAATAGACCAGCATGATGTTAAGCAGCTATCCGCCATGGCTGCAATCACCAATAGAATATGCTCGACCATAGATGAGTCCGGTTTGTTGAGCAGTGAAATTGCCGAGTGGCTGCAGAAGGAAAGAGTTCTATCCGATGTTGATGAACAGGTCATGGGTGAGTTCAATGAGATCGAACTACTGATCAAAGAGCTAACCTGGCAGATACGCAATACTGTCAGGATGTTCCATAGTTACAACGATTCCGACACCACTCAAGATACGATGATGATGGAACAGATTGAGACATCGATACAATCGATCCAGGATATCTTTGACCGGCTCAGTTAG
- the trhP gene encoding prephenate-dependent tRNA uridine(34) hydroxylase TrhP — MKPPELLSPAGTLKNARYAFAYGADAVYAGLPRYSLRVRNNDFMQDNLAIGIAEAHSLGRHFYLACNVMPHNAKLKTFIKDLEPIVAMGPDALIMSDPGLILMVREAWPEMPIHLSVQANTVNAEAVRFWQRQGLSRVILSRELSLEEVEEVRQAVPDMELEVFIHGALCIAYSGRCLLSGYFNHRDANQGTCTNSCRWDYKVSQAVQPPTVNLGPAGVARHDEADQTYYIEERGRPGEPMPMFEDEHGTYIMNSRDLRAVEHVARLVNVGVDCLKIEGRTKSHYYTARTTQVYRQAIDDAVAGRPFQVGLMADLESLANRGYTDGFYQRHESQELQNYRYGSSQTERQQFVGEVTGVDDDTGLIDLDVKNKIRVGDRLELMTPAGNRSFELQRMEDQNGNPMQEAPGGGYRVRVELPTHEVENALLCRYLEPA, encoded by the coding sequence ATGAAACCACCGGAACTTCTTTCACCTGCGGGTACCTTGAAAAATGCCCGTTACGCCTTCGCTTATGGCGCCGATGCCGTCTATGCTGGTCTGCCTCGCTATAGTCTGCGGGTCAGGAACAATGACTTTATGCAGGATAATCTGGCGATCGGCATCGCCGAGGCGCATAGCCTGGGACGCCACTTCTATCTCGCCTGTAATGTGATGCCCCATAATGCCAAGCTGAAGACCTTTATCAAGGATCTCGAGCCGATTGTCGCCATGGGGCCGGATGCCTTGATCATGTCCGATCCGGGATTGATCCTGATGGTTAGGGAGGCCTGGCCGGAGATGCCGATCCACCTCTCGGTGCAGGCCAATACGGTAAACGCGGAAGCGGTGCGATTTTGGCAGCGGCAGGGATTGAGCCGGGTGATCCTCTCCCGTGAACTCTCCCTGGAAGAGGTGGAGGAGGTCAGGCAGGCCGTCCCGGATATGGAGCTGGAGGTGTTTATCCACGGTGCGCTCTGTATTGCCTACTCGGGCCGTTGTCTGCTGTCGGGTTACTTCAACCATCGGGATGCCAATCAGGGTACCTGTACCAACAGCTGCCGCTGGGACTACAAGGTGTCACAAGCGGTGCAGCCGCCGACAGTCAACCTGGGGCCAGCGGGGGTGGCACGCCACGACGAGGCCGACCAGACCTACTATATCGAGGAGCGGGGCAGGCCCGGTGAGCCGATGCCGATGTTCGAGGATGAACATGGCACCTATATCATGAACTCCAGGGATCTGCGGGCGGTGGAGCATGTGGCCCGGCTGGTGAATGTCGGGGTGGATTGCCTGAAGATCGAGGGCCGTACCAAGTCCCACTACTATACCGCCCGCACCACCCAGGTCTATCGGCAGGCGATCGATGATGCCGTTGCCGGACGACCGTTTCAAGTGGGCTTGATGGCCGATCTGGAGAGCCTGGCCAACAGGGGCTATACGGATGGATTCTATCAACGGCATGAATCCCAGGAGCTGCAGAATTATCGTTACGGAAGCTCGCAGACTGAACGCCAACAGTTCGTGGGGGAAGTGACAGGTGTCGATGATGACACCGGACTGATCGATCTGGACGTTAAAAACAAGATTCGCGTGGGAGACCGGCTCGAATTGATGACGCCTGCTGGGAACCGCAGTTTTGAGCTACAAAGGATGGAGGATCAAAATGGCAATCCTATGCAGGAGGCGCCTGGGGGTGGTTACCGGGTCAGAGTCGAGCTACCCACCCATGAGGTCGAAAACGCCCTGTTGTGTCGTTACCTTGAGCCAGCGTAA
- the nadE gene encoding NAD(+) synthase yields the protein MQALAERYEAEILNFDRDKEVEKICESMRDIMRTKLRRRGVVVAVSGGIDSSVSAALAVKAFGPKKAFFIQLPEVDSAQDTQSRGSQLIEHLGVDHTTHNIAATLEAIGCYQARDEAIVKTFPEYAEGWKNKIVIKGGLDGQVNHFSLVVQDPQGQQFEKRLDLKEYLQIVAATNYKQRIRKTIEYYHADRLNYAVIGTPNRLEYDQGFFVKNGDGSADLKPIAHLYKTQVYALAKHLGLPDSICNAIPTTDTYSLPQGQDEFYFALPYQEMDKALWALNIGATANELAEMLGITQEQANFVFQDIQNKRKTTHYLHAKPYLIEALPELGL from the coding sequence ATGCAAGCATTAGCAGAACGGTACGAAGCTGAAATCCTCAATTTCGACCGTGATAAAGAAGTCGAAAAAATCTGTGAATCCATGCGGGATATCATGCGTACCAAACTGCGTCGGCGCGGTGTTGTTGTCGCGGTATCCGGCGGAATCGACAGCTCTGTGTCGGCAGCCCTGGCAGTCAAGGCCTTTGGCCCGAAAAAGGCCTTTTTCATTCAACTGCCGGAAGTCGATTCTGCGCAAGACACCCAATCCCGCGGCAGCCAACTGATCGAGCATCTGGGTGTCGATCATACCACCCACAATATCGCCGCTACCCTTGAGGCCATCGGTTGCTACCAGGCCCGGGACGAGGCGATAGTCAAAACCTTTCCCGAGTATGCCGAGGGTTGGAAAAACAAGATCGTCATCAAAGGCGGTCTGGATGGGCAGGTCAATCACTTCTCCCTGGTGGTACAGGATCCTCAGGGTCAGCAATTTGAAAAACGCCTCGATCTCAAGGAGTATCTGCAGATTGTCGCCGCCACCAACTACAAACAACGGATCCGAAAGACTATCGAGTATTATCATGCGGATCGGCTGAACTATGCTGTGATCGGCACACCGAACCGACTCGAGTACGACCAGGGCTTTTTCGTGAAAAACGGTGATGGATCCGCCGACCTAAAACCGATCGCCCATCTCTATAAAACCCAGGTCTACGCCCTGGCGAAGCACCTTGGTTTGCCCGATTCGATCTGTAATGCCATACCTACCACCGATACCTACAGTCTGCCCCAGGGACAGGATGAGTTCTATTTCGCGCTTCCCTATCAGGAGATGGACAAGGCGTTGTGGGCACTCAACATCGGCGCCACTGCAAACGAATTGGCGGAGATGCTCGGAATTACCCAGGAACAGGCGAATTTTGTCTTTCAGGATATTCAAAACAAACGCAAGACCACCCACTATCTGCATGCAAAACCCTATTTGATCGAGGCCTTGCCTGAGCTTGGATTGTAA
- a CDS encoding GNAT family N-acetyltransferase: MNITITRYPEKRLALETDRLILRQWLDEDYAPFARINDDPRVMEFFPQLLSRDESDELANRCRELITERGWGFWAVELKGYGDFIGIVGLNAPQDRLPCSPCIEVGWRLAYRHWGKGYATEAGSRALRFAFEALMLNEVVAFTTSTNQRSREVMERLGMVNKNQDFDHPALVPDHPLSKHVLYAISRKVWKEKY, from the coding sequence ATGAATATAACTATCACCAGGTACCCAGAGAAGCGGTTGGCATTGGAGACCGATAGATTGATACTCCGCCAATGGCTTGATGAGGACTACGCACCATTCGCACGCATCAATGACGACCCCAGGGTAATGGAATTTTTTCCGCAATTACTGTCCCGTGATGAGAGTGATGAATTGGCCAACAGGTGCCGTGAGTTGATCACAGAGAGAGGCTGGGGTTTTTGGGCAGTTGAGTTGAAGGGCTATGGTGACTTCATTGGCATAGTCGGCCTGAATGCGCCACAGGATCGGTTGCCATGCTCACCCTGTATTGAGGTTGGATGGCGGCTTGCTTATAGGCACTGGGGTAAAGGCTATGCCACAGAAGCAGGAAGCAGGGCGTTACGGTTCGCCTTTGAAGCGCTTATGCTGAATGAAGTGGTAGCTTTTACCACATCAACCAACCAACGATCCAGAGAGGTAATGGAGCGTCTTGGTATGGTCAATAAAAATCAAGATTTCGATCACCCTGCATTGGTGCCTGATCATCCTCTATCGAAGCATGTGCTGTATGCGATTTCCAGGAAGGTATGGAAAGAGAAATATTAA
- a CDS encoding class I adenylate-forming enzyme family protein — protein MPATLVNRFRESVAKHPDSVAIADSTHRVSYRELSDVAAKVSHFLLSSGLQKGDRVAMVVANSAEYAAIFYGIWSAGGVTVALNTQAKAKDIINWMTHSDAKWLFMDQRHPERKAVLEAGGEFTQVDVSREDAGATDNNSVDWQQIIGMEPTDRKIVLSHSDLASIIYTSGTTGNPKGVTLSHGNLNANIESILAYLHLTAADSILNVLPFYYSYGNSILHTHLAIGSSIVLENSLLYPHRVMEKMAEEKVSGFSGVPSTFALLLSRVNIDDYDLSSLRYITQAGGAMAPVLADRLSNALPHTELFIMYGQTEASARLTYLPPNMLEQKRGSIGVAIPNTTIEVRNKAGEVMAPGVTGEICAHGENIMQGYWKDTQKTDEVLKDGWLYTGDLAHTDADGYLYIDGRSSDMIKSGANRISPKEIEEVIQELEEVQEVAVTGCPDELLGEIIKAYVVPKQGSELNQRVIQRHCKSNLAIYKIPKTIEFIEELPKTASGKIKKFLLK, from the coding sequence ATGCCGGCTACCCTGGTCAATCGTTTCAGAGAGAGTGTTGCAAAGCATCCCGACTCTGTCGCCATAGCGGATAGTACCCATCGGGTCTCTTACCGTGAGTTATCTGATGTTGCCGCTAAAGTCTCACACTTCCTGTTGTCATCCGGGCTGCAGAAGGGTGACCGGGTTGCCATGGTCGTCGCCAACTCGGCGGAATATGCCGCTATCTTTTACGGTATCTGGTCTGCGGGCGGGGTTACCGTTGCACTCAATACCCAGGCCAAGGCAAAGGATATCATCAACTGGATGACCCACTCCGATGCCAAGTGGCTGTTCATGGACCAACGTCATCCGGAAAGAAAAGCTGTATTGGAGGCTGGCGGGGAGTTCACGCAAGTTGACGTCAGCAGGGAGGATGCCGGTGCGACTGACAACAACAGTGTGGATTGGCAACAGATAATCGGCATGGAACCCACCGATCGGAAGATTGTGTTAAGCCACTCCGACCTTGCCTCGATCATCTATACCTCGGGTACCACCGGCAATCCCAAGGGCGTAACCCTCAGCCATGGCAATCTCAATGCCAACATCGAATCCATCCTGGCCTATCTTCACCTGACAGCCGCGGATAGCATTCTCAATGTGCTCCCCTTCTACTACTCCTACGGCAACTCCATTCTGCATACCCACCTTGCAATTGGCTCCTCGATAGTACTGGAGAACAGTCTGCTCTATCCCCATCGGGTCATGGAGAAGATGGCAGAGGAGAAAGTAAGCGGGTTTTCCGGCGTGCCTTCAACCTTCGCGTTACTCCTGAGCAGGGTCAACATCGATGATTATGACCTCTCGAGTCTGCGCTATATCACCCAGGCCGGTGGCGCCATGGCGCCCGTGCTGGCTGATAGACTGAGCAACGCCCTGCCCCATACCGAGCTGTTCATCATGTATGGCCAGACCGAGGCCAGCGCCCGCTTGACCTACCTGCCTCCGAATATGCTGGAGCAGAAACGCGGCTCCATCGGCGTAGCCATACCAAACACCACCATTGAGGTGCGGAATAAAGCAGGCGAGGTAATGGCACCAGGCGTGACTGGTGAAATCTGCGCCCATGGCGAGAACATCATGCAGGGCTACTGGAAGGACACGCAGAAGACCGACGAGGTCCTCAAGGATGGCTGGCTATACACCGGCGACCTGGCACATACCGATGCCGACGGCTATCTCTATATCGATGGACGTTCATCCGATATGATCAAGAGCGGCGCCAATCGCATCAGCCCTAAGGAGATCGAAGAGGTCATCCAGGAGCTTGAGGAGGTACAAGAGGTGGCGGTGACCGGTTGTCCCGACGAGTTACTTGGTGAGATCATCAAGGCCTATGTTGTGCCGAAACAGGGGAGCGAACTGAATCAGAGAGTGATTCAGCGTCACTGTAAGAGCAATCTGGCTATTTACAAAATCCCCAAAACCATAGAGTTCATAGAAGAACTACCAAAAACGGCTTCAGGCAAGATAAAGAAGTTTTTGTTGAAATAA
- a CDS encoding acyl carrier protein yields MSTEATIRNYILENYLFTEDQSALDSADSFLDKGILDSTGILEVIYFLEDEFGIKVEDTEMVPENLDSVNNIVSFIGRKKQ; encoded by the coding sequence ATGTCAACAGAAGCAACAATCAGAAACTACATCCTAGAGAATTATCTGTTCACGGAGGATCAATCCGCACTGGACAGCGCAGACTCCTTCCTGGACAAGGGCATATTGGATTCAACCGGTATCCTGGAGGTCATCTATTTTCTGGAAGATGAATTCGGTATTAAGGTTGAAGACACCGAAATGGTGCCCGAAAACCTCGATTCCGTTAACAACATTGTCTCTTTTATTGGAAGAAAAAAGCAATAG
- a CDS encoding polysaccharide deacetylase family protein yields the protein MKVGLRVCVNTLHGALVGVPALLKLFDEYKIRASFFFATGADKSGRRIGHTLQPWYPTLNIASRLYGIILQPPLIHQRAAEALRSVAAAGHETGILCHDRSVWLDTIAHADETWTREELNRAIEAYCAVFGEKPKYMAAAGWQINPHLLALQQGNGFSYASDVRGKSIFYPRLQDVESNCPQVPTTLPTLSELLDQGGDITIDNVHQYLYAESQHILPQGHVYSCDAEMEGMVHLPLMEKLIVMWKGMPGGIQTLGQLMEDVDLLRIPRHQVGWAQEQTGNVYYATQSVELEASAERLAHSRQV from the coding sequence ATGAAGGTAGGACTGAGAGTATGCGTCAATACCCTGCACGGCGCCCTGGTGGGGGTGCCTGCACTGTTGAAGCTATTCGATGAATATAAGATCAGGGCCAGCTTCTTCTTCGCCACCGGCGCAGACAAAAGTGGCCGGCGCATCGGCCATACCCTGCAGCCTTGGTATCCTACTCTCAATATCGCTTCACGCCTCTACGGCATAATCCTGCAACCGCCGCTGATCCATCAACGGGCGGCAGAGGCACTGCGTTCAGTCGCGGCCGCCGGACATGAAACGGGCATTCTGTGTCATGACAGATCAGTCTGGCTGGACACTATCGCCCATGCCGATGAGACATGGACCCGGGAGGAACTGAACAGGGCAATCGAGGCCTATTGTGCCGTGTTCGGTGAAAAACCGAAATATATGGCCGCCGCCGGTTGGCAGATCAATCCTCACCTGTTGGCGCTGCAACAGGGCAACGGCTTCAGCTATGCCAGTGATGTCAGGGGTAAAAGCATCTTCTATCCCCGCCTGCAGGATGTGGAATCGAACTGCCCACAGGTACCGACGACACTGCCGACCCTGAGTGAATTGTTGGATCAGGGTGGTGATATCACAATAGATAACGTACACCAGTACCTCTATGCGGAGAGTCAGCATATTCTACCTCAGGGTCATGTCTACTCCTGCGATGCGGAGATGGAGGGGATGGTCCACCTGCCGCTGATGGAGAAACTGATCGTGATGTGGAAAGGCATGCCGGGGGGTATTCAGACACTGGGCCAACTGATGGAGGATGTCGACCTGCTACGAATACCAAGACACCAGGTCGGATGGGCGCAAGAACAGACTGGGAATGTCTATTATGCGACTCAGAGTGTGGAGTTGGAGGCATCCGCAGAGCGGCTAGCCCATTCCCGTCAGGTGTGA